A single genomic interval of Spinacia oleracea cultivar Varoflay chromosome 6, BTI_SOV_V1, whole genome shotgun sequence harbors:
- the LOC130463138 gene encoding uncharacterized protein: MDTSWIDLRNGDPAYYNGCMKFIELSKETLIHGKTRCPCNKCKLNKWHSVEDVGGHVLLNGFLKKYRKWVFHCRVDEGRNNFETPSDLGNAVGQDDMGGLLREAFGVDNSESDNESQDMHENEGLFDMHEEFNFHCEVNNELPSSNSSEEDVKYKRLREAADDGLYEGCTTFSKLSFILHLFHLKCMFHWSAESFTKLLELLIDTFQIKEFPSSYYEGKKIVNDLGLGYEKIDACPNNCILYWGVFAEKDECHVCHTSRWKTVKEKENNKGEKGKEICKKGEPAKVMRYFPLIPRLKRLYMSSKTAEDMRWHFVHEDDKILRHPSDGEAWKSFDKRYVEFAEDPRSVRLGLASDGFNPYRLMNTNYSTWPVILIPYNLPSWLCMKPSSFILSLLIPGKHSPGIDIDVYLQPLVHELKLLWEGVDAYDAHSGNKFKMRAALHSTINDFPAYAMLSGWSTRGYKACPTCAHDTSSYWFGGKMCYPGHRKWLPIDHPYRSQGYLFDGTNEYGIAPVPASGTDILEELDKVKYVYGQSKEKSKKNSKKRKRQQGETSHDETDDGDGGEEEANRVIWKKKSLFFELEY, from the coding sequence atgGATACTAGTTGGATTGATTTACGCAATGGGGATCCTGCTTATTATAATGGTTGCATGAAATTCATTGAACTTTCAAAGGAGACTCTTATTCATGGAAAAACCCGATGCCCGTGTAATAAGTGCAAGTTAAATAAATGGCATTCCGTAGAAGATGTTGGAGGACATGTTTTGTTAAACGGTTTCCTTAAGAAAtatagaaaatgggttttccaTTGTAGAGTCGATGAAGGGAGAAATAACTTTGAAACCCCTAGTGATTTAGGAAATGCAGTAGGTCAAGATGACATGGGGGGGTTGCTAAGAGAAGCCTTTGGTGTTGACAATTCAGAGTCTGATAATGAATCCCAAGACATGCACGAAAATGAAGGTTTATTTGACATGCACGAAGAGTTTAATTTTCATTGTGAGGTAAATAATGAACTTCCATCAAGTAACTCTAGTGAAGAAGATGTTAAGTATAAACGACTAAGGGAGGCTGCCGATGACGGTCTATACGAGGGATGCACTACTTTCTCAAAGTTATCCTTTATTTTACACTTGTTTCACCTTAAGTGTATGTTCCACTGGTCTGCAGAGTCATTTACTAAATTGCTTGAACTTCTAATAGACACATTTCAAATTAAGGAGTTTCCATCGTCTTATTATGAGGGAAAGAAGATAGTGAACGATTTGGGGTTAGGATATGAGAAAATTGATGCATGTCCAAATAATTGCATTTTATATTGGGGTGTATTTGCAGAAAAAGATGAGTGTCATGTTTGCCATACATCAAGGTGGAAAACAGTGAAAGAAAAGGAGAATAATAAAGgtgagaaaggaaaagaaatatgTAAGAAGGGCGAGCCAGCTAAAGTAATGCGATATTTTCCTCTTATACCTAGGCTAAAGAGACTTTACATGTCATCTAAAACAGCTGAGGATATGAGATGGCATTTTGTCCAtgaagatgataagatcttaaGGCACCCGTCGGATGGTGAGGCTTGGAAAAGTTTTGATAAAAGATATGTAGAATTCGCCGAAGATCCTCGTAGTGTTAGATTAGGTCTAGCTAGTGATGGTTTCAATCCATATCGTCTAATGAATACCAATTATAGTACATGGCCGGTGATTTTGATTCCTTATAATTTGCCATCGTGGCTGTGTATGAAGCCGTCATCATTCATTTTGTCCTTGCTTATTCCCGGTAAACATAGTCCTGGGATAGATATTGATGTGTATTTGCAACCATTAGTCCACGAGTTAAAGTTATTGTGGGAAGGTGTAGATGCATATGATGCGCATAGTGGAAATAAATTTAAGATGCGAGCAGCCTTACATTCCACTATAAACGACTTTCCGGCATATGCTATGTTGTCCGGTTGGAGTACAAGAGGTTACAAAGCTTGCCCTACATGTGCCCATGATACTAGTTCATATTGGTTTGGCGGAAAAATGTGCTACCCAGGGCATCGAAAATGGTTGCCAATTGATCATCCTTATCGTTCTCAAGGTTATTTATTTGACGGGACAAATGAATATGGTATTGCTCCGGTCCCTGCAAGCGGGACAGATATTTTGGAGGAATTAGATAAGGTTAAGTATGTTTATGGACAGTCAAAGGAAAAATCTAAGAAAAATtctaagaaaagaaagagaCAACAAGGTGAAACTTCTCATGATGAGACGGatgatggtgatggtggtgaAGAGGAAGCCAATAGAGTTATTTGGAAAAAGAAAAGTCTATTCTTTGAGTTGGAATATTGA